In the Planifilum fimeticola genome, GCCTCCGCCGCCAACGCCTGGGCCTCGGCGATCACGCCGGCAGGATCGTGCAGGTCGTCCAGGGGAGAAAGCTCCGTCAGGTCGATGGACAAAACGGAACTGAACAACCGCATTCCTTCGCCGTCGAACACCCTCCCCTGCTTGTGACCGGGTACGTGGAAATTGCCGGGATTCCGCTTCATATGTCGGAGAAGCGCCTCGTACAGTGGCGCTCGCCGCTGTCGATCCGCCTTCATGCATCAACACCTCTGGAAAAGAAAAAAGGGACCTTTCACGTCCCCGGGGTCGAGCCCTGCAAATTCAGCCAGATTCGGCTCAATTGCGTCACAAAAAAGGAATATTTTTTATCCTCCACCGGAGTGCGGACAATACTCCGCTCACAATCGTCGCAGATGAACTCATCCAAAATCGATATCCCCTCATGACGCGGTTGTTCGCATACAATGCAACAGACGGGGGAACTCTTTTCTATCAATCCATCGACCCACCTTTTCATAGTTTTTTCAACCATTGTTTCCTCGTTGGCGGTGGATCATACCCGATTTTCCCGTCCTTCCGATCATCCTGAAAGAGGAAAAAGGCGTCCGAACCCGAATCCAAGCCCTTTCGTCGGCGTTTTTCACTCTTTTTATACGAATACGGTTTGTTAGGTATAAGTATACCATCTTTTGTGCACAAAACTCCAGTTCACTTCCATCCGTCAACAGATGCTGGAACCCGGACGTAACCCTCACCCGGACCCATTTCAAAAGATTATTGTTTCCACAACAGCCACAAAGCGATGGGCCAGATAACCAGGATACCGGCCACACCCATAAACCCTCCGGTAACCGGCGAGGATGCGGAAACCAACACGGCCGCGGGGCCCGCCATCTGAGCGTTAAAGGTACCGTGTGCAAGAGATGGAATCCAAACACTTTGGGATGACAATTGAAGATGTCCCAGTATAACACCCACTCCTGTTATAAATGGAAACACGAGAAGCAATCCGGCCACCGGATGGCCGGGGTAGGCCTGCCCGACCAAAACCAGTGGAATGTACCACACGGACCAGAGCAAGCCGGAGAGGAGTAATGCTCTTCGACGGCCAAAAACGAGCAGCTGCGATAAAAGATACCCCCTCCAACCGATCTCCTCTCCCAAAGCACAAAAGGTCAACAACAATGGAACAACAGATAAAGAAAATAGCGCATAGACAAGTAAAACGGACACATCGGATGACAGACTTACAAACCCTTGTTCCCGAATGTTTTCCATCACATCAGACCATGAGGAAGCAAATGATCCCCATCCAAACATCCCTGTAACCCCAAACGCCGCAGATGGAAGTCCGATTCCCAAAATCCATCCCCAAAACAACCACTTCAGCGTCGGGCGTCGAAAACCGTAAAAGGTTCCCTCGCCCTGCCCGATGCGATGCATCAGCCAAGCGGAGACGGCCGGGGTCATTTGGCCGATCCATGCTGC is a window encoding:
- a CDS encoding sigma factor G inhibitor Gin, which gives rise to MVEKTMKRWVDGLIEKSSPVCCIVCEQPRHEGISILDEFICDDCERSIVRTPVEDKKYSFFVTQLSRIWLNLQGSTPGT
- a CDS encoding CPBP family intramembrane glutamic endopeptidase; the encoded protein is MIHQDPKNPICPKQLKQLQKKALQRGIMITFVAVGLLSLWLCIAHQFGWLTGGVTRTTAAWIGQMTPAVSAWLMHRIGQGEGTFYGFRRPTLKWLFWGWILGIGLPSAAFGVTGMFGWGSFASSWSDVMENIREQGFVSLSSDVSVLLVYALFSLSVVPLLLTFCALGEEIGWRGYLLSQLLVFGRRRALLLSGLLWSVWYIPLVLVGQAYPGHPVAGLLLVFPFITGVGVILGHLQLSSQSVWIPSLAHGTFNAQMAGPAAVLVSASSPVTGGFMGVAGILVIWPIALWLLWKQ